In one window of Tripterygium wilfordii isolate XIE 37 chromosome 1, ASM1340144v1, whole genome shotgun sequence DNA:
- the LOC119999832 gene encoding homeobox-leucine zipper protein ATHB-14-like — protein MSMAHVMHNKEALKNQQMDSGKYVRYTTEQVEALERVYLECPKPSSLRRQQLIRECPILSNIEPKQIKVWFQNRRCREKQRKEASRLQTVNRKLTAMNKLLMEENDRLQKQVSHLVYENGYMQQQLHTASATTTDNSCESVVMSGQNQQQQNPTPLHPKKDANNPAGLLSIAEETLAEFLSKATGTAVDWVQMIGMKPGPDSMGIVAVSRNCSGVAARACGLVSLEPTKVAEILKDRPSWFRDCRCVDVLSSIPTGNGGTIELMYMQTYAPTTLAAARDFWTLRYTTSLEDGSFVICERSLTNATGGPPGPPTSGFIRAEMLPSGYLVRPCEGGGSIIHIVDHVDLDVCSVPEVLRPLYESSKMIAQKMTMAALRHIRQIALETSGEIQYGGGRQPAVLRTFSQRLCRSFNDAVNGFLDDGWSLMGSDGLEDVTIMINSSPNKFIGSQYNASMFSFGGGVLCAKASMLLQNVPPALLVRFLREHRSEWADYGVDAYSAACLKSSPYAVPCARPGGFPSSQVILPLAHTVENEEFLEVVRLEGHGFTPEYVAMARDMYLLQLCSGVDENAVGACAQLVFAPIDESFADDAPLLPSGFRVIPLDPKTDGAAASRTLDLASTLEVGAGGVRPANETDLSNYNLRSVLTIAFQFTFESHLQDNVAAMARSYVRSVVGSVQRVAMAIAPSQLGSNMGPKSLPGSPEAVTLAQWVCRSYRIHTGGELLRGDCEAGDGLLKQLWNHSDAIMCCSLKTNASPVFTFANQAGLDMLETTLVALQDIMLDKILDEAGRKILCNEFSKIMQQGFAYLPAGICISSMGRPVSYEDAVAWKVVNDEDSNHCLAFMFINWSFV, from the exons ATGTCTATGGCGCATGTTATGCACAACAAAGAGGCATTAAAAAACCAACAGATGGATTCAGGTAAGTATGTGAGGTATACAACCGAGCAAGTAGAGGCTTTAGAGAGGGTGTACTTGGAGTGTCCAAAGCCTAGTTCTTTGAGAAGGCAGCAGCTTATCAGGGAATGCCCTATCCTCTCTAACATTGAGCCCAAACAGATCAAAGTCTGGTTTCAGAACCGcag ATGCCGCGAGAAGCAGAGGAAGGAAGCTTCCCGTCTTCAGACTGTCAACCGGAAGCTGACTGCTATGAATAAGTTGTTGATGGAGGAGAATGATCGATTGCAGAAGCAGGTGTCACATCTGGTTTATGAGAATGGATACATGCAACAACAGCTGCACAct GCTTCTGCAACGACGACAGACAATAGCTGTGAGTCTGTGGTCATGAGTGGTCAGAACCAACAACAGCAAAACCCAACTCCTCTGCATCCTAAAAAGGATGCTAACAACCCAGCTGG TCTTCTCTCGATAGCTGAGGAGACCCTGGCAGAGTTCCTTTCCAAGGCTACTGGAACTGCTGTCGACTGGGTCCAAATGATTGGGATGAAG CCTGGTCCGGATTCTATGGGAATCGTTGCTGTTTCCCGCAACTGTAGCGGTGTAGCAGCACGAGCCTGTGGCCTTGTGAGTCTAGAGCCCACAAAG GTTGCTGAAATTCTCAAAGATCGTCCATCTTGGTTCCGTGATTGCCGATGTGTTGATGTGTTGAGTTCAATTCCTACGGGAAATGGGGGGACAATTGAGCTTATGTACATGCAG ACTTATGCTCCGACAACATTGGCTGCAGCACGGGACTTTTGGACACTGAGATATACTACTAGTTTGGAAGATGGGAGTTTTGTG ATATGCGAGAGGTCATTAACTAATGCTACTGGTGGGCCGCCTGGGCCCCCCACCTCGGGGTTTATTAGAGCTGAAATGCTTCCTAGTGGATATCTAGTCCGACCCTGTGAGGGTGGAGGCTCCATCATTCACATTGTTGACCATGTTGATTTAGAT GTTTGCAGTGTTCCTGAGGTTCTTAGGCCACTCTATGAGTCATCAAAGATGATTGCTCAGAAAATGACCATGGCT GCCTTGAGGCACATTCGACAAATTGCTCTTGAGACCAGTGGAGAAATTCAGTATGGTGGGGGTCGTCAGCCTGCTGTATTGAGGACATTTAGTCAGAGGCTCTGCAG GAGTTTCAATGACGCTGTCAATGGCTTCCTTGATGATGGTTGGTCACTTATGGGTAGTGATGGTCTGGAAGACGTGACCATTATGATAAATTCATCACCAAACAAATTTATTGGGTCTCAATATAATGCATCAATGTTCTCATTTGGAGGGGGTGTGCTGTGTGCCAAGGCATCAATGCTGCTGCAG AATGTTCCTCCTGCTTTGCTCGTTCGTTTTCTAAGGGAACATCGTTCAGAGTGGGCTGACTATGGGGTTGATGCCTACTCTGCAGCATGTCTCAAGTCTAGTCCTTATGCAGTTCCATGTGCAAGACCTGGTGGCTTCCCCAGTAGCCAGGTCATTTTACCTCTTGCCCACACTGTGGAGAATGAGGAG TTCTTGGAGGTAGTTCGACTAGAGGGTCATGGTTTCACCCCCGAATATGTAGCAATGGCGCGTGATATGTACTTATTACAG CTGTGCAGTGGAGTTGATGAGAATGCAGTTGGTGCCTGTGCTCAGCTTGTTTTTGCTCCCATTGACGAATCTTTTGCTGATGATGCTCCTTTGCTGCCATCTGGCTTCCGTGTCATTCCGCTGGATCCTAAAACA GATGGGGCTGCTGCATCTCGGACATTGGATTTGGCATCTACTCTTGAAGTTGGAGCTGGTGGTGTCCGTCCAGCTAATGAAACTGATCTGAGCAATTACAACCTTAGGTCGGTCCTGACTATTGCATTCCAATTTACTTTTGAGAGCCACTTGCAAGACAATGTTGCTGCTATGGCTCGGTCCTATGTACGAAGTGTGGTGGGGTCTGTCCAGAGGGTTGCAATGGCTATTGCTCCTTCCCAACTCGGCTCAAATATGGGACCAAAGTCTCTTCCTGGTTCTCCCGAGGCCGTTACATTGGCACAATGGGTTTGCAGAAGTTACAG GATTCACACTGGGGGAGAACTGCTTCGCGGTGACTGCGAAGCTGGTGATGGATTGTTGAAGCAACTCTGGAATCATTCAGATGCAATCATGTGCTGCTCTTTAAAGACAAAT GCATCTCCAGTTTTCACCTTCGCGAACCAGGCTGGTCTTGATATGCTGGAGACCACTCTTGTCGCACTTCAAGACATTATGCTCGACAAGATTCTTGATGAAGCTGGTCGGAAGATCCTCTGCAACGAGTTCTCAAAAATCATGCAGCAG GGATTCGCATATCTGCCCGCAGGGATCTGTATATCAAGCATGGGGAGGCCGGTGTCGTACGAGGATGCGGTTGCATGGAAAGTTGTGAATGATGAGGACTCAAACCATTGCCTTGCCTTCATGTTCATCAACTGGTcctttgtttga
- the LOC120003557 gene encoding kxDL motif-containing protein 1-like, which produces MEQEEKESINAASREMSREFKTLINDHDLESLKQSQNLILGRLQDSNAVLSHFNEYSEHCFAEVSGDFVRNTRVLKSMKSDLDYIFQKLRGMKAKILATYPDAFPDESTIEVLDRRPDLEMPQ; this is translated from the exons ATGGAGCAGGAGGAGAAAGAGTCGATCAACGCGGCTTCGCGCGAAATGTCTCGTGagttcaaaaccctaatcaacGACCACGATTTGGAATCCCTCAAGCAATCGCAGAACCTCAT ATTAGGAAGATTACAAGACAGTAATGCTGTCTTATCTCATTTCAATGAGTATTCAGAGCATTGCTTTGCTGAGGTTTCTGGCGATTTTGTAAGAAATACACGTGTATTAAAGTCTATGAAGTCAGACCTTGATTACATATTTCAGAAGCTTAG gggcatgaaggctaaaATTCTGGCTACCTATCCAGATGCATTTCCTGATGAGTCAACAATAGAAGTACTCGACCGAAGACCAGATCTTGAAATGCCTCAATAG
- the LOC120003339 gene encoding phenylalanine--tRNA ligase beta subunit, cytoplasmic, producing MPTVSVGRDRLFNALGKTYTQEEFEDLCFRFGIELDDVTTEKEIIRKELHLEESKTVAAGDDEEIIYKIEVPANRYDLLCLEGIAQALRVFLGEEERPTYNLAEISKKSMLKMHVKPETSLIRPFVVCAVLRGMTFDEASYKSFIDLQDKLHQNICRRRTLVAIGTHDLDRLQGPFSYEALPPADINFVPLKQDKNFRADELMEFYRSDLKLKKFLHIIENSPVFPVIYDSNRTVLSLPPIINGAHSAITLKTKNVFIECTATDLTKAKIVLNTMATIFSSYCGRKFEVEPVEVIYSDGKSFVYPDLSVYNMQVPLEYITGLMGVSLELDEVTCLLNRMQLRSEQSIVNAEQCNINVTVPPTRSDVLHPCDVMEDVAIAYGYNNIPKKKLTSIKPLALNELSDLIRLEVAMNGFVETLNWILLSSNENSHMLNRDDDKTVVISNPRTSDFEVVRTSLMPGTLKTVAYNKDHPKPIKIFEVGDIACLDGKRDVGASNRRMLAALHCGANSGFELIHSLVDRVMEVMGTPFVPAGDDTGYYIKRSDAPEFLQGRQASIIYKGKCIGIFGIVHPEVLSNFGIPDPCSHLELDIEFFM from the exons ATGCCTACAGTGAGTGTGGGCAGGGATCGACTCTTCAATGCTCTTGGCAAAACTTATA CTCAAGAAGAGTTCGAGGATCTGTGTTTCCGTTTTGGGATTGAGCTTGACGATGTG ACAACGGAGAAAGAAATAATTAGAAAGGAGCTGCATTTGGAAGAATCTAAAACGGTAGCGGCTGGTGATGATGAAGAAATTATCTACAAAATTGAAGTTCCTGCAAACAG ATATGATTTGCTTTGCCTTGAAGGGATTGCACAAGCTTTACGTGTTTTccttggagaggaagagagaccCACTTATAATCTGGCTGAAATTAGCAAAAAATCTATGCTTAAAATGCATGTGAAACCTGAG ACTTCTTTAATTCGTCCCTTTGTTGTTTGTGCTGTTTTGAGAGGAATGACCTTTGATGAAGCAAGTTATAAGAGCTTCATTGATCTTCAAGATAAGCTTCATCAAAACATTTGTAG gCGAAGAACTTTAGTCGCTATTGGGACTCATGACTTGGATAGATTACAAGGGCCTTTTAGTTACGAG GCTTTGCCTCCTGCAGACATAAATTTTGTGCCACTGAAACAG GATAAAAACTTCAGAGCTGATGAGTTGATGGAGTTCTACAGA TCtgatttgaaattgaagaaGTTTTTGCATATAATAGAGAATTCACCAGTGTTCCCTGTCATATATGACTCTAACAG AACTGTTTTGTCTCTACCCCCAATTATCAATGGTGCGCATTCAGCAATCACTTTAAAGACTAAGAATGTGTTTATTGAATGCACAGCCACAGATTTAACAAAAGCTAAAATTGTTTTGAACACAATG GCGACAATTTTCTCATCATACTGTGGAAGAAAGTTTGAGGTGGAACCTGTTGAAGTGATATATTCTGATGGGAAGTCATTTGTCTACCCTGATTTATCCGTCTATAATATGCAAGTTCCTCTAGAATATATTACTGGTTTAATGGGAGTCTCTTTGGAGTTGGATGAG GTCACTTGTTTGTTAAACCGTATGCAATTACGTTCTGAGCAGTCCATTGTAAATGCTGAACAATGTAACATCAATGTAACTGTACCTCCAACAAGAAGTGATGTTCTCCACCCGTGTGATGTAATGGAG gaTGTTGCTATTGCTTATGGGTATAAtaacatcccaaaaaaaaagCTTACTTCTATAAAGCCATTGGCATTGAACGAGCTCAGTGATCTTATCAGACTGGAG GTAGCAATGAATGGGTTTGTAGAGACTTTGAATTGGATTTTGCTCTCTTCCAATGAGAATTCTCATATGTTAAATCGCGATGATGACAAAACTGTtgtcatctcaaatcctcgtaCCTCTGACTTTGag GTTGTCCGTACCAGTCTCATGCCTGGTACATTGAAAACTGTTGCATACAACAAAGACCATCCGAAACCCATAAAG ATTTTTGAAGTGGGTGATATAGCATGTTTGGATGGGAAGAGAGATGTTGGTGCATCTAATCGTCGAATGCTTGCAGCATTGCACTGTGGTGCCAATTCAGGATTTGAG CTGATTCATTCCCTGGTGGACAGAGTTATGGAAGTTATGGGAACTCCTTTTGTTCCAGCTGGTGATGATACGGGATACTATATCAAGCGTTCAGAT GCACCTGAATTCCTTCAAGGCAGACAAGCCAGTATTATTTATAAGGGGAAGTGCATTGGGATTTTCGGAATAGTGCACCCTGAG GTCTTGAGCAACTTTGGCATTCCTGATCCTTGCTCCCACCTAGAGCTGGATATTGAGTTTTTCATGTAG
- the LOC120003474 gene encoding accelerated cell death 11-like, translating into MADGESERPLRKIAEAFKELAATLNSQTVDMEMEVAPFSRACSLVSPLFGCLGVAFKFAEMDYVAKVDDIGRASNSILTLTAMLDKDIKENTVRKAGSHSRNLLRVKRGLDMVRVLFERILATEGASLKEPASTAYAQVFAPHHGWVIRKAVAAGMYALPTRAQLMKKLNEDEDSARIQMESYIVTSAPVITYIDKLFLTRELGIDW; encoded by the exons ATGGCTGACGGAGAGAGTGAAAGACCGCTCAGAAAGATCGCGGAGGCCTTCAAGGAGCTCGCGGCGACTTTGAATTCACAGACTGTCGACATGGAAATGGAAGTGGCCCCATTCTCTCGCGCATGCTCTCTGGTCTCGCCTCTCTTTGGCTGTTTGGGGGTTGCCTTCAAGTTCGCCGAAATGGACTACGTCGCCAAG GTTGATGATATTGGAAGAGCTTCGAATTCGATTTTGACATTGACAGCTATGCTTGACAAAGATATAAAAGAGAACACTGTGAGGAAAGCCGGTAGTCATTCGAGAAACTTGTTAAGGGTGAAGCGTGGACTTGACATGGTCAGGGTGCTGTTTGAACGAATTCTAGCTACAGA GGGGGCTTCCCTGAAGGAGCCAGCTTCTACGGCTTATGCCCAGGTCTTTGCGCCCCACCATGGATGGGTCATCAGAAAAGCTGTTGCTGCAGGAATGTATGCCCTTCCTACGAGAGCACAACTGATGAAGAAGCTCAATGAAGACG AAGACTCCGCGAGGATTCAAATGGAAAGTTACATTGTTACTTCTGCTCCAGTCATCACATACATTGACAAACTCTTCCTCACAAGAGAATTGGGTATAGATTGGTAA